One Caretta caretta isolate rCarCar2 chromosome 6, rCarCar1.hap1, whole genome shotgun sequence genomic region harbors:
- the LOC142072616 gene encoding uncharacterized protein LOC142072616, translating to MQSSSAEVTMMESQNRKRAPAWTEREGMKDRGHNRDPKQCRVKLKELRQAYQKTREANGRSGSEPQTCRFYDELHAILGGSATTTPAVLFDSFNGDGGNTEVGFGDEEDDEEEVVDSSQQASGETGFPDSQELFLTLDLEPVPPEPTQGCLLDSAGGEGTSAACVSMITGSSPSQRLVKLRKKKKRTRDEMFSELMLSSHTDRAQTNAWRQIMSECRKAQNDREERWRAEESKWRAEESKWRAEDRAEAQRWRQRDERRQDSMLRLLQDQTSMLQCMVELQQRQLEHRLPLQPLCNQPPSSPSSIASTPRRPRTRWGGLRPTSHSPTEDCPKKRRLSFNKF from the exons atgcagagctcatcagcagaggtgaccatgatggagtcccagaatcgcaaaagagctccagcatggactgaacgggag ggcatgaaggacagaggccataacagggacccgaagcagtgccgcgtgaaactgaaggagctgaggcaagcctaccagaaaaccagagaggcgaacggccgctctgggtcagagccccaaacatgccgcttctatgatgagctgcatgccattttagggggttcagccaccactaccccagccgtgttgtttgactccttcaatggagatggaggcaatacagaagtaggttttggggacgaagaagatgatgaggaggaggttgtagatagctcacagcaagcaagcggagaaaccggttttcccgacagccaggaactgtttctcaccctagacctggagccagtaccccccgaacccacccaaggctgcctcctggactcagcaggcggagaagggacctctg ctgcatgtgtttcaatgatcacaggatcttctccttcccagaggctagtgaagcttagaaagaaaaaaaaacgcactcgcgatgaaatgttctccgagctcatgctgtcctcccacactgacagagcacagacgaatgcgtggaggcaaataatgtcagagtgcaggaaagcacaaaatgaccgggaggagaggtggagggctgaagagagtaagtggcgggctgaagagagtaagtggcgggctgaagacagggctgaagctcaaaggtggcggcagcgtgatgagaggaggcaggattcaatgctgaggctgctgcaggaccaaaccagtatgctccagtgtatggttgagctgcagcaaaggcagctggagcacagactgccactgcagcccctctgtaaccaaccgccctcctccccaagttccatagcctccacacccagacgcccaagaacacggtggggaggcctccggccaaccagccactcccccacagaggattgcccaaaaaaaagaaggctgtcattcaataaattttaa